The segment GAACGCAGTTGGGGCCCTGTGCGGCGTTGCCGAGCGGGTAGGACGACACGTACACGAGGACCCGCCCGTTCGCGGGGTCGGGGTACAGCGTGTGGGTGTGCGACCCGCAGTCGGTCGGGACCGACGCGAGATGCACCGGCCTCCGCGGGTTGGAGACGTCGAAGATGCGAACACCCTCGAACATGCCCGGGGTGGCCGCCGTGATGCCCACGCCGGTGCTGTCGCACCCGCCGTGGCTCTGCGGGGCGTCGACCGACTGGAACAACAGGCCGCCGTACACCGACACGTCGCTCTGCGCGCCGTTGCAGCGAAAGTCGGTGATGACCTTCGGGTTCGCCGGTGAGGCGATGTTGATGACGCGGAAGCCCTGGTAGTTGCCCGCATAGGCGAGGTTGCCGGCGAAGGCGAGGTCGGACTGCGTGGTCGTGCCCTCGGCTTTGGCCACGTTCGACAGGAGCTTCATGTTCTTGCTGTGCACGTCGGGCCCCTGCGAGCCAGGTCCAGCATGGTCCTCGTCGTCGTGGGCGCCGGCCGGGACGGCGCCGGCGAGCAGCGACAGCAGGAGTGCGAGCAGCAGGAACACCGACCAGACGCGACGCATGGCACGACCTCCCGGACAAGACCGCGCTCATGAAGACTGCCCGCAGACGGCGCCTTCCGACGCGCGGCACCCCAATTCGATCCAACCCGCGGAGCCGCTGCCGCAATCGCCCCGTTCGAGGGAAAGCGGTCCGACCCCGATCACCAACGTCCCCGCGCTCCCCCTTGCGAGCGCACCGCCCAAGTCCTTGCCCCTGGGCCGCCGAAAACGCTACTCCCGGTTCAGGCGCCCGACAAGGGTGAAATCCGAGGCGACCCAGCTCATGCGCGCCGGGATCCAGCCGCAGCGACGACCGCGCCGACAAGACCGTCGAGGTCGTGGGGGTCGGCCTCGGCGTCAACGGGCAGGCCGAGCTCGCGGCAGGTCGCCGAGGTCACCGGCCCGATGGAGGCGATGCGCAGGGACGGGTCCGGCGGCTCGCCGAGCAGCGTCACGAAGTTGCGCACGGTGGACGAGGAGGCGAAGGCGGCGACGTCGACGTCACCGGCGGTCAGGCGCGCACGCACGGCGGGCGCGAGCTCGGCGACCGGTACGGTCCGGTAGGCCTCGACTTCGGTCGTCTCCCATCCCGCCGCCGCGAGCGCCTCGGTGAGCGTCGGCGTGGCGAGGTCCGCGCGCGCGAGCAGCACCCGCGCGGGCCTGTGATCCTCCACGAACGCGTCGGCGAGACCCCGGGTGGTGTAGCGCTCGGGCACGAGATCGGCGCGCAGGCCGTGCGCGGCGAGCGCCTCGCCGGTGCCCGGTCCCACGGCGGCGATGCGCACCCGCGCGAGCAGCCGCGCGTCGGCCCCGAGTTTCGTCACCTGCTCCCACACGGCCTCGACGCCGTTGGCCGAGGTGAGCGCCAGCCAGTCGAACCCGCCCTCCGCGACCCGCCAGAGGCATTCCTGCAGGCGGTCGGGGTCGCGGGCGGGCGCGATGGCGATGGTGGGCGCCTCGACGGGTTCGGCGCCGAGCGCGCGCAACCGCTCGGACAGCGCCGAGGCCTGATGGCGCGTGCGGGGCACGAGCACCGACACCCCCTGAAGGGGTCGGCGGTGGCGGACCCAGGCCGCCTCGCCCTCGTACCAAGCGATGTCCTCCCGCAGGGCGACGACGTCGCCGACGACGACGATCGCGGGATTGCTGAACGCCGCAGCCGCGGCGCGCTCGGCGATGTCCGCGAGGGTTGCCGTGAGCGTCCGCTGGCGAGCCGTCGTCCCCCAGCGCACAAGCGCGACCGGCGTCGCGGGGGGCTTGCCGGCCGCCACGAGCGCGGCGGCGATCTCACCAAGCCGCCGCATCCCCATGTAGAACAACAACGTGCCGGGGAAGGCGGCAAGCGCGGCGTAGTCGACCTGGGAACCAGGCTTGGTGGGATCCTCGTGGCCGGTCACGACCGCGAACGCCGGCGCGACGCCCCGGTGGGTCACCGGGATTCCGGCGTAGGCGGGAGCCGCAACGCCGGCGGTCACTGCGGGGACCACCTCGAACGGCACCCCGGCGGCCACACAGGCCTGCGCCTCTTCGGAGCCGCGCCCCAGCACGAACGGGTCGCCGCCCTTGAGGCGCACGACGGCCTGCCCGGCCAGGGCCCGCTCGACGAGCAGGGCGTTGATCTCGTCCTGGGTCATCGCGTGGCGGTCGGGGAGCTTGCCGACGTCGACCAGGGCGCAGTCCTCGGCGCAGAGGCCGAGCGCTTCAGCGGGCGCGAGCCGGTCGTAGGCCACGACCGTGGCGGTCGCGAGCAGCCGTGCGGCCCGCAGCCCGATGAGCCCGGGGTCCCCCGGTCCGCCTCCGACGAGGTGGACGGTCCCGCGGGCTGCCGGCGGCCCCCCGAACGGCCACGTCACGGGCGAGCGCCGGGGTGCGCGTCGCGCGTCGCCGCGATCACGTCGAGCATCGCCGCGCCGCCCGACGCGATCATCTGGCCGGCGAGCGCCACGCCGAGCTCCTCGGGACGCTCGGCGGGACCGCGGTGGGACCGCCGGAGCACCTCGCCGCTGACCGGGTCGGCGAGCATGCCGGCCAGGTGGAGGAGCCCGTCGGACCGGAGCGTCGCGAGCGCGCCGACGGGCGCGAGGCAGCCGCCGCCGAGGTGGGACAGAAAGGACCGCTCGGCGCGCACGCCCCGGCGGGAGGCGTCGTCGTCGATGTGGGCGCAGGCCGCGAGCGCGTCGCTGTCGCCGGCGCGGCACTCGACGGCGAGCGCGCCCTGGGCCGCGGCGGGCAGCACCTGCCCCGCCTCGAGCGCCACGGCCTTCAGCGGCAGGCCGAGGGCACCGACGCCCCCCTCCTGCTCGGGCACGTAGAGCCGGCGCATGCCGGCGAAAGCGACGACGACCGCGTCGAGCTCGCCGTCGGCGACCTTGCGCAGTCGCGTGTCGAGGTTGCCGCGCACCGGTCGCACCCGCAGTCGGGGGCGCGCACGGAGCAGCTGCGAGCGGCGGCGTTGCGAGCTCGTGCCGACCGTCGCGCCGGCCGGCAGCTCGCCGAGGTCGTGGCCGTGGCGGGTGACGAGCACGTCGCGGGGGTCCTCGCGGGCGGGCACCGCGGCGATCGTGAGGCCGTCCACCGGCGTGCTCGGCAGGTCCTTGTAGGAGTGGACCGCGAGGTCGACCTCGCCGGCCAGCAGGGCCGCCCTGATCGTGTCGACGAAGAGCCCCTTGACGTCGAACTCGCCGATGGCCCGCTCCGGCGACAGGTCACCGCTCGTGGCCATCGGGACGAGCGTGAACGCGAGACCGCTGCGCCCGGCGAGGAGGCGACCGGTCTGGTAGGCCTGCGCCCGCGCGAGGGCCGAGCGCCGCGTCGCGATGCGGAGCGTGAACGCCAGGGCTTCCTACCGCCTTCGGCTGCTGGGGAGCGACAAGCCGCGCTACCTGCCTTCGGCTGCCCGAGGGCTACTCGGGCAGGTCGAAGAGCTCACGCAGCGCGGCGGCGTGCGCGTCGCCGCTGCGGTCGGCGAGCGCCTTCAGGCGGATCGTCGGCTCGTGAAGGAGGGTGTTGACGATGCCCCGGGTGAGGGCGTCGACCGCGGCCCGCTCGCGCTCGTCGAGGTCGGCGAGCCGTGGCGCCAGACGCCCGAGCTCTGCGACGCGGACCTGCTCGGCCCGGCCCCGCAGCGCGGCGACGGTCGGCTCGACCCGCACGCTTCGTGTCCACGCGGCGAAGCGCTCCGCCTCCTCCTCGACGATGGCGCGCCCGCGCTCCACCTCGGCCCCGAGACCGCCCGGGGCACCCCCCGCGGGTACGCTTCCGCCGCCGTCGGTGAGTGTGCGGATCGCGTCGATGTCGAGGACGCTCACCGACGGCAGCCCCGCGCACGCCGCGTCGACGTCGCGCGGCACCGCGAGGTCGACGAGCACGAGGGGACGCTCGGGACGGCGCCGCATCGCCTCGGCGACCGTGTCGTGGTCGACGACCGGAGTGGAGGCCCCCGTCGAGCACAGCACGAGGTCGGCGACGGCGAGCCCGTCGGCGAGGCGACCGAGCGCCACGACCTCGCCGTCGACCCTGGCGGCGAGCCGCTCGGCCCGGTCAGGGGTGCGGTTGGCGACAAGGATGCGTGCGGCGACGCCGGACAGCCGGTCGGCGCCCATGCCGCCCATCTTGCCCGCCCCCACGACGAGGACGGTGGAACCGTCGAGGTGGCCGAGCACCCGGCGCGCCGCGTCGAGGCCGACGTCGACCATGGAGGACGCGCCGGCGGAGATGGCCGTCTCCCGCCGCGCCCGCTTGCCGACCCGCAGCGCCCGGCGGAAGAGCGAGGACAGCA is part of the Egibacteraceae bacterium genome and harbors:
- the hemC gene encoding hydroxymethylbilane synthase encodes the protein MAFTLRIATRRSALARAQAYQTGRLLAGRSGLAFTLVPMATSGDLSPERAIGEFDVKGLFVDTIRAALLAGEVDLAVHSYKDLPSTPVDGLTIAAVPAREDPRDVLVTRHGHDLGELPAGATVGTSSQRRRSQLLRARPRLRVRPVRGNLDTRLRKVADGELDAVVVAFAGMRRLYVPEQEGGVGALGLPLKAVALEAGQVLPAAAQGALAVECRAGDSDALAACAHIDDDASRRGVRAERSFLSHLGGGCLAPVGALATLRSDGLLHLAGMLADPVSGEVLRRSHRGPAERPEELGVALAGQMIASGGAAMLDVIAATRDAHPGARP
- the cobA gene encoding uroporphyrinogen-III C-methyltransferase; translated protein: MTWPFGGPPAARGTVHLVGGGPGDPGLIGLRAARLLATATVVAYDRLAPAEALGLCAEDCALVDVGKLPDRHAMTQDEINALLVERALAGQAVVRLKGGDPFVLGRGSEEAQACVAAGVPFEVVPAVTAGVAAPAYAGIPVTHRGVAPAFAVVTGHEDPTKPGSQVDYAALAAFPGTLLFYMGMRRLGEIAAALVAAGKPPATPVALVRWGTTARQRTLTATLADIAERAAAAAFSNPAIVVVGDVVALREDIAWYEGEAAWVRHRRPLQGVSVLVPRTRHQASALSERLRALGAEPVEAPTIAIAPARDPDRLQECLWRVAEGGFDWLALTSANGVEAVWEQVTKLGADARLLARVRIAAVGPGTGEALAAHGLRADLVPERYTTRGLADAFVEDHRPARVLLARADLATPTLTEALAAAGWETTEVEAYRTVPVAELAPAVRARLTAGDVDVAAFASSSTVRNFVTLLGEPPDPSLRIASIGPVTSATCRELGLPVDAEADPHDLDGLVGAVVAAAGSRRA
- a CDS encoding glutamyl-tRNA reductase, translated to MPLLVLGLNYKTAPVGLLERVAVAPEGVPKALASLAQREHVREAAVLSTCNRVEVYASVSRFHGGMADLRRFFAEWGGVAPEDFVDLAYDHYDDKAARHLFSVTAGLDSMVVGERQIQLQVKQAFADAEAEGTAGRMLSSLFRRALRVGKRARRETAISAGASSMVDVGLDAARRVLGHLDGSTVLVVGAGKMGGMGADRLSGVAARILVANRTPDRAERLAARVDGEVVALGRLADGLAVADLVLCSTGASTPVVDHDTVAEAMRRRPERPLVLVDLAVPRDVDAACAGLPSVSVLDIDAIRTLTDGGGSVPAGGAPGGLGAEVERGRAIVEEEAERFAAWTRSVRVEPTVAALRGRAEQVRVAELGRLAPRLADLDERERAAVDALTRGIVNTLLHEPTIRLKALADRSGDAHAAALRELFDLPE